Proteins from a single region of Oreochromis niloticus isolate F11D_XX linkage group LG7, O_niloticus_UMD_NMBU, whole genome shotgun sequence:
- the brcc3 gene encoding lys-63-specific deubiquitinase: MAVSAVHLESDAFLVCMNHALSTEKEEVMGLCIGEVEVSRIVHIHSVIILRRSDKRKDRVEISPEQLSAASTEAERLADMTGRPMRVVGWYHSHPHITVWPSHVDVRTQAMYQMLDQCFVGLIFSCFIEDKNTKTGRVLYTCFQSVQAQKGSEYERVEIPIHVLPREAIGKVCLESAVELPRILCQEEQDTYRKIHSLAHLDPVTKIHNGSVFTKNLCSQMSAVSGPLLQWLEDRLEQNQHSILELQREKEKLMQELAAM, encoded by the coding sequence ATGGCGGTGAGCGCCGTCCACCTGGAGTCCGACGCCTTTCTGGTGTGCATGAACCACGCGCTGAGcacagagaaggaggaggtgATGGGTCTGTGTATCGGGGAGGTGGAGGTCTCCCGTATCGTCCACATCCACTCCGTCATCATCCTCCGCCGCTCCGACAAGAGGAAAGACCGGGTGGAAATCTCCCCGGAGCAGCTGTCGGCGGCCTCCACGGAGGCGGAGCGGCTGGCGGACATGACCGGCCGGCCGATGCGGGTGGTCGGCTGGTACCACTCCCACCCGCACATCACCGTGTGGCCCTCCCACGTCGACGTGCGGACTCAGGCCATGTACCAGATGCTGGATCAGTGCTTCGTGGGCCTCATCTTCTCCTGCTTCATCGAGGACAAGAACACAAAGACGGGCCGGGTGCTCTACACCTGCTTCCAGTCCGTGCAGGCGCAGAAGGGCTCCGAGTACGAGCGCGTGGAGATCCCTATCCACGTCTTGCCCCGCGAGGCCATCGGAAAGGTGTGCCTGGAGTCGGCCGTGGAGCTGCCGCGGATCTTGTGCCAGGAGGAGCAGGACACCTACCGCAAGATCCACAGCCTGGCGCACCTGGACCCCGTCACCAAGATCCACAACGGCTCTGTGTTCACCAAGAACCTGTGCAGCCAGATGTCGGCGGTGAGCGGGCCGCTGCTGCAGTGGCTGGAGGACCGGCTGGAGCAGAACCAGCACAGCATCTTGGAGCTGCAGCGAGAGAAGGAGAAGTTAATGCAGGAGCTGGCGGCTATGTGA
- the LOC100694844 gene encoding E3 ubiquitin/ISG15 ligase TRIM25-like, translating to MAQQHIQVEKKRLCCSICLDLLKDPVTIPCGHSYCTNCVKNHWDEEDHKKTHSCPQCRQTFTPRPALKKNTILAELVEELQKTELPADHCYAGPGDVTFNVRTGRKLKATKSCLQRLVNYCGQHLQPLYDSPAYKKHKLIKQSGKLQGNICSCHGKELKLFCRTDQKCICLLCAVYEHKHHDMILASEECIKWEGERVSSQQQVKKRIQDRENDMKVLQHEMDAINYSADKALKESEEIFTQLLHLINNMRSDVKLQIKSQQKTKVSRAKELRAKLQRELSWLRRRDAELEQLSHTKDHATFIQNYSSLTCINQGTDPRRINMHLLQYFEDVTLTVHKAKEKLQGILTDTSTKISLIEKEVLSRESLSGRHYWEVEKKSFEVSIAVTYKDIRRTGYESGFGNDDKSWALECFNKSYQFRHNATSTLIRGPQSSRIGVYLDHSGGILSFYSVSDTVTLLHRVQTTFTQPLCQGLGVFASSDAAAAAELCELKKMLVPVSHV from the exons ATGGCGCAGCAACATATTCAAGTAGAGAAGAAAAGGCTCTGCTGTTCGATCTGTTTGGATCTGCTGAAGGATCCGGTGACTATTCCCTGTGGGCACAGCTACTGTACGAACTGTGTTAAAAATCATTGGGATGAGGAAGATCACAAGAAAacccacagctgccctcagtgcagaCAGACCTTCACACCGAGGCCTGCTCTGAAGAAAAACACCATCTTGGCAGAGTTAGTGGAGGAGCTGCAGAAGACTGAACTACCAGCTGATCACTGCTACGCTGGACCTGGAGATGTGACCTTTAATGTCCGCACTGGGAGGAAGCTGAAAGCTACCAAGTCCTGTCTGCAGCGTCTGGTCAATTACTGTGGGCAACACCTCCAGCCTCTGTATGACTCCCCTGCCTATAAAAAACACAAGCTCATCAAACAATCAGGGAAGCTCCAGGGGAACATCTGCTCTTGTCACGGTAAAGAGTTGAAGCTTTTCTGCCGCACAGACCAGAAGTGTATCTGCCTTCTCTGCGCAGTGTATGAACACAAACACCACGACATGATCTTGGCCTCGGAAGAATGCATTAAATGGGAGGGGGAGCGTGTGTCAAGTCAACAACAGGTTAAAAAGAGAATCCAGGACAGAGAGAATGATATGAAGGTGCTTCAGCATGAGATGGATGCTATAAATTATTCTGCTGATAAGGCTCTCAAGGAAAGCGAGGAGATCTTTACTCAGTTGCTTCATCTTATCAACAACATGCGCTCTGATGTGAAGTTGCAGATTAAATCCCAGCAGAAAACAAAAGTCAGTCGAGCAAAAGAGCTTCGAGCCAAGCTGCAGCGGGAGCTCAGTTGGCTGAGGAGGAGAGATGCTGAGCTGGAGCAGCTGTCACATACAAAAGATCATGCAACGTTTATTCAAAATTACTCCTCTTTGACATGCATAAATCAGGGAACCGACCCACGCAGGATTAACATGCATCTTCTGCAgtactttgaggatgtgacacTAACTGTGCACAAGGCCAAAGAAAAACTACAAGGGATTCTTACCGATACTTCCACCAAAATCTCACTGATAGAGAAAGAA GTCCTGAGCCGAGAGAGCCTGAGTGGACGTcattactgggaggtggagaagAAGTCGTTTGAAGTTTCAATAGCAGTTACCTACAAAGATATCAGAAGAACAGGGTATGAAAGTGGATTTGGAAATGATGACAAATCCTGGGCTTTAGAGTGTTTTAATAAGAGTTATCAGTTCAGACACAATGCCACCAGCACTTTAATCAGAGGCCCTCAGTCTTCCAGAATAGGcgtgtacctggatcacagtGGAGGTATTTTGTCcttctacagcgtctctgaCACGgtgactctcctccacagagttcagaccacattcactcagccaCTGTGTCAGGGTCTTGGTGTTTTTGCTTCttctgatgctgctgctgctgctgagctgTGCGAGCTCAAAAAAATGCTAGTGCCTGTAAGTCATGTGTAA